One segment of Cyprinus carpio isolate SPL01 chromosome B20, ASM1834038v1, whole genome shotgun sequence DNA contains the following:
- the cep43 gene encoding FGFR1 oncogene partner isoform X6 gives MSATEEDTELRDLLIQNLENSGVLNKIKAELRAAVFLALEEQDKVENKTPLVNENLKKSLNTKDGRLVAGLVTDFLQVFNLDFTLAVFHPEISTLNGLDSRETLSKELGISETEVNKNTPLLLELVKRGRHKDKTCTFTEGDRLIERTFPKELLPRQIADARKKFDSHDKNRSGEINREAVIGIFADLFPQFSRNMLDSYVTEELRAKGINTSNTVDFQDFLGMFKCFFIQCRSVVSSDSSDALYSSSKTTEDKIISSSASKIPRYKGFVKHSSAWEEKDDPKAVDRRPGEPLGSQKNRGSVQVSEGIEEGLSDGKNLPTPLRRALEFGLEDEDEGDSFFDDPLPKPQKTYGCLSAIGSDKEGDGEDMLSDCDNRPSPDSEPRREGLGSSLGKAFTADTQLKSAGGSSESSQKDHSSDKNGTSSSKDKGVKEFPVPNEKTPFPLLDEDLDYDDDFNSHRSENSKSEVSIDEEIEEVSIEGPDISHKLDETTQDVSVSQISLGADYIEDVA, from the exons ATGTCTGCGACGGAGGAGGACACGGAACTCAGAGATCTGCTGATCCAAAACTTGGAAAACAGCGGcgttttgaataaaattaag GCAGAGCTACGTGCGGCTGTTTTTCTTGCCTTAGAAGAGCAAGACAAAGTTGAG AATAAAACACCTCTTGTGAATGAAAACCTCAAAAAGTCCCTCAACACAAAGGATG GTCGCTTGGTCGCAGGTCTTGTAACTGACTTCCTGCAAGTCTTTAATTTAGACTTCACCCTAGCAGTGTTTCATCCTGAAATCAGTACG CTGAATGGGCTTGACAGTCGTGAAACTCTGTCTAAAGAGCTTGGTATATCAGAAACGGAGGTGAATAAAAACACCCCTCTCCTGCTAGAGTTGGTGAAGAGGGGCCGGCATAAGGACAAGACCTGCACTTTCACAGAG GGAGATCGTTTGATTGAGAGAACTTTTCCCAAG GAATTGTTGCCCCGTCAAATTGCGGATGCCCGCAAAAAATTTGACAGCCATGAcaag AACAGAAGTGGTGAGATCAACAGAGAAGCCGTTATTGGCATTTTCGCTGATCTTTTTCCCCAGTTCAGCAG aaacatgctGGACAGTTACGTCACTGAGGAATTAAGAGCCAAAGGCATAAACACAAGCAATA CTGTAGACTTTCAGGACTTCTTGGGAATGTTCAAATGCTTTTTCATTCAGTGTCGAAGTGTG GTTTCCAGTGACAGTAGCGATGCACTTTACTCCTCAAGTAAAACTACTGAAGATAAAATCATTTCGTCTTCCGCCAGCAAG ATACCCAGGTATAAAGGATTTGTTAAGCACAGTTCAGCGTGGGAAGAAAAGGATGACCCAAAG GCTGTAGACAGAAGACCTGGTGAACCACTGGGGTCTCAGAAGAACAGAGGATCTGTTCAAGTGTCTGAAGGGATAGAGGAGGGATTGAGTGATGGGAAAAATCTTCCCACCCCACTGAGGAGAGCGCTGGAGTTTGGCctggaggatgaggatgaaggaGACTCGTTCTTTGATGATCCTCTTCCTAAACCTCAGAAGACCTATGGCTG TCTGTCTGCTATAGGCAGTGATAAAGAGGGAGATGGAGAGGACATGCTCTCTGACTGTGATAACAGGCCCAGCCCTGACTCTGAACCCAG GAGAGAAGGTTTGGGCAGCAGTTTAGGAAAAGCATTCACAGCAGACACGCAGCTGAAGAGTGCAGGAGGATCTTCTGAGAGCAGTCAGAAAGATCATTCATCTGATAAAAACG GTACGTCTAGTTCTAAAGATAAGGGTGTAAAAGAGTTTCCCGTCCCAAATGAGAAAACTCCATTCCCTTTGCTAG ATGAAGACCTTGACTATGACGATGACTTCAACAG tCATCGCTCTGAAAACTCTAAGAGTGAAGTGAGCATCGATGAGGAGATTGAGGAAGTGTCGATAGAGGGGCCTGACATCAGCCATAAG CTTGATGAAACCACTCAGGATGTGAGCGTCTCGCAGATAAGTTTGGGTGCAGACTACATTGAAGATGTTGCTTGA
- the cep43 gene encoding FGFR1 oncogene partner isoform X1 — MSATEEDTELRDLLIQNLENSGVLNKIKAELRAAVFLALEEQDKVENKTPLVNENLKKSLNTKDGRLVAGLVTDFLQVFNLDFTLAVFHPEISTLNGLDSRETLSKELGISETEVNKNTPLLLELVKRGRHKDKTCTFTEGDRLIERTFPKELLPRQIADARKKFDSHDKNRSGEINREAVIGIFADLFPQFSRNMLDSYVTEELRAKGINTSNTVDFQDFLGMFKCFFIQCRSVVSSDSSDALYSSSKTTEDKIISSSASKIPRYKGFVKHSSAWEEKDDPKAVDRRPGEPLGSQKNRGSVQVSEGIEEGLSDGKNLPTPLRRALEFGLEDEDEGDSFFDDPLPKPQKTYGCGLSSADKPYSGQRHSEKSYSPKDQHWQREGSLSGRSLSQMRRGTSLNDLSAIGSDKEGDGEDMLSDCDNRPSPDSEPRREGLGSSLGKAFTADTQLKSAGGSSESSQKDHSSDKNGTSSSKDKGVKEFPVPNEKTPFPLLDEDLDYDDDFNSHRSENSKSEVSIDEEIEEVSIEGPDISHKLDETTQDVSVSQISLGADYIEDVA, encoded by the exons ATGTCTGCGACGGAGGAGGACACGGAACTCAGAGATCTGCTGATCCAAAACTTGGAAAACAGCGGcgttttgaataaaattaag GCAGAGCTACGTGCGGCTGTTTTTCTTGCCTTAGAAGAGCAAGACAAAGTTGAG AATAAAACACCTCTTGTGAATGAAAACCTCAAAAAGTCCCTCAACACAAAGGATG GTCGCTTGGTCGCAGGTCTTGTAACTGACTTCCTGCAAGTCTTTAATTTAGACTTCACCCTAGCAGTGTTTCATCCTGAAATCAGTACG CTGAATGGGCTTGACAGTCGTGAAACTCTGTCTAAAGAGCTTGGTATATCAGAAACGGAGGTGAATAAAAACACCCCTCTCCTGCTAGAGTTGGTGAAGAGGGGCCGGCATAAGGACAAGACCTGCACTTTCACAGAG GGAGATCGTTTGATTGAGAGAACTTTTCCCAAG GAATTGTTGCCCCGTCAAATTGCGGATGCCCGCAAAAAATTTGACAGCCATGAcaag AACAGAAGTGGTGAGATCAACAGAGAAGCCGTTATTGGCATTTTCGCTGATCTTTTTCCCCAGTTCAGCAG aaacatgctGGACAGTTACGTCACTGAGGAATTAAGAGCCAAAGGCATAAACACAAGCAATA CTGTAGACTTTCAGGACTTCTTGGGAATGTTCAAATGCTTTTTCATTCAGTGTCGAAGTGTG GTTTCCAGTGACAGTAGCGATGCACTTTACTCCTCAAGTAAAACTACTGAAGATAAAATCATTTCGTCTTCCGCCAGCAAG ATACCCAGGTATAAAGGATTTGTTAAGCACAGTTCAGCGTGGGAAGAAAAGGATGACCCAAAG GCTGTAGACAGAAGACCTGGTGAACCACTGGGGTCTCAGAAGAACAGAGGATCTGTTCAAGTGTCTGAAGGGATAGAGGAGGGATTGAGTGATGGGAAAAATCTTCCCACCCCACTGAGGAGAGCGCTGGAGTTTGGCctggaggatgaggatgaaggaGACTCGTTCTTTGATGATCCTCTTCCTAAACCTCAGAAGACCTATGGCTG TGGTTTATCTTCAGCAGATAAGCCTTATTCAGGGCAGAGGCATTCTGAAAAAAGCTATAGTCCGAAAGA TCAGCACTGGCAGAGGGAAGGGAGCCTGTCAGGGCGATCCTTATCCCAAATGAGGAGGGGCACTAGCCTCAATGA TCTGTCTGCTATAGGCAGTGATAAAGAGGGAGATGGAGAGGACATGCTCTCTGACTGTGATAACAGGCCCAGCCCTGACTCTGAACCCAG GAGAGAAGGTTTGGGCAGCAGTTTAGGAAAAGCATTCACAGCAGACACGCAGCTGAAGAGTGCAGGAGGATCTTCTGAGAGCAGTCAGAAAGATCATTCATCTGATAAAAACG GTACGTCTAGTTCTAAAGATAAGGGTGTAAAAGAGTTTCCCGTCCCAAATGAGAAAACTCCATTCCCTTTGCTAG ATGAAGACCTTGACTATGACGATGACTTCAACAG tCATCGCTCTGAAAACTCTAAGAGTGAAGTGAGCATCGATGAGGAGATTGAGGAAGTGTCGATAGAGGGGCCTGACATCAGCCATAAG CTTGATGAAACCACTCAGGATGTGAGCGTCTCGCAGATAAGTTTGGGTGCAGACTACATTGAAGATGTTGCTTGA